From a region of the Castor canadensis chromosome 7, mCasCan1.hap1v2, whole genome shotgun sequence genome:
- the Pithd1 gene encoding PITH domain-containing protein 1, whose product MSHGHSHGGGGCRCAAEREEPPEQRGLAYGLYLRIDLERLQCLNESREGSGRGVFKPWEERTDRSKFVESDADEELLFNIPFTGNVKLKGIIIMGEDDDSHPSEMRLYKNIPQMSFDDTEREPDQTFSLNRDLTGELEYATKISRFSNVYHLSIHISKNFGADTTKVFYIGLRGEWTELRRHEVTICNYEASANPADHRVHQVTPQTHFIS is encoded by the exons ATGTCGCACGGCCACAGCCACGGCGGAGGCGGCTGTCGCTGTGCCGCCGAGCGAGAGGAGCCTCCCGAGCAGCGCGGCCTGGCCTATGGCCTGTACCTGCGCATCGACCTGGAGCGCCTGCAGTGCCTCAACGAGAGCCGCGAGGGCAGCGGCCGCGGCGTCTTCAAGCCGTGGGAGGAGCGGACCGACCGCTCCAAG TTTGTTGAAAGTGATGCAGATGAAGAGCTTCTGTTTAATATTCC ATTTACTGGCAATGTCAAGCTAAAAGGCATCATTATAATGGGAGAGGACGATGACTCACATCCCTCTGAGATGAGACT gTATAAGAACATTCCACAGATGTCATTTGATGATACAGAAAGGGAGCCAGATCAGACCTTTAGTCTGAATCGGGATCTTACAGGAGAATTAGAGTATGCTACAAA AATTTCCCGTTTTTCAAATGTCTATCATCTCTCGATTCATATTTCAAAAAACTTTGGAGCAGATACCACAAAGGTCTTTTATATTGGCCTGAGAGGAGAATGGACTGAG CTTCGCCGACACGAGGTGACCATCTGCAATTATGAAGCATCGGCCAACCCAGCAGACCACCGGGTCCATCAGGTTACCCCACAGACACACTTCATTTCCTAA